From Scatophagus argus isolate fScaArg1 chromosome 10, fScaArg1.pri, whole genome shotgun sequence, a single genomic window includes:
- the cdk1 gene encoding cyclin-dependent kinase 1 isoform X2, giving the protein MDDYVKIEKIGEGTYGVVYKGRHKATGQVVAMKKIRLESEEEGVPSTAVREVSLLQELKHPNVVRLLDVLMQESRLYLIFEFLSMDLKKYLDSIPSGQYMDPMLVKSYLYQILEGIYFCHCRRVLHRDLKPQNLLIDNKGVIKLADFGLARAFGVPVRVYTHEVVTLWYRAPEVLLGSPRYSTPVDVWSTGTIFAELATKKPLFHGDSEIDQLFRIFRTLGTPNNDVWPDVESLPDYKNTFPKWKSGNLSSMVKNLDKNGLDLLAKMLTYNPPKRISAREAMTHPYFDDLDKSTLPAASINKI; this is encoded by the exons ATGGATGACTAcgtgaaaatagagaaaattgGAGAAG GCACCTATGGGGTGGTCTATAAGGGCAGACACAAGGCCACGGGGCAGGTCGTGGCTATGAAGAAGATCCGCCtggagagtgaggaggagggggtccCCAGCACCGCTGTCAGAGAGGTCTCTCTGCTGCAAGAGCTGAAGCATCCCAACGTTGTCCG ACTCCTGGATGTCCTGATGCAGGAGTCTCGTCTCTACCTCATCTTTGAGTTCCTGTCCATGGACCTGAAGAAGTACCTGGACTCCATCCCCTCTGGCCAGTACATGGACCCTATGCTGGTGAAG AGCTACCTTTACCAGATCTTGGAGGGCATTTACTTCTGTCACTGTCGTCGAGTCCTTCACCGGGATCTGAAACCCCAGAACCTCCTGATCGACAATAAGGGAGTCATCAAATTGGCAGACTTTGGGCTGGCTCGAGCCTTTGGTGTTCCTGTCAGGGTCTACACCCATGAG gttgtaACTCTTTGGTACCGGGCTCCAGAGGTCCTCCTGGGTTCGCCCCGATATTCAACCCCTGTTGACGTTTGGAGCACGGGGACCATCTTTGCTGAACTCGCCACCAAGAAGCCTCTGTTCCACGGAGACTCTGAAATAGACCAGCTCTTCAGGATCTTCAG gACACTGGGAACCCCAAACAATGATGTATGGCCTGATGTAGAGAGTCTGCCTGACTACAAAAACACCTTCCCTAAATGGAAGTCTGGCAACCTATCATCAATGGTGAAAAACCTGGATAAGAATGGCCTGGATCTACTGGCG AAAATGTTGACCTACAATCCACCAAAGAGGATCTCGGCGCGCGAGGCCATGACTCATCCTTACTTTGATGACTTGGACAAATCCACTCTGCCCGCTGCCAGCATCAACAAAATCTAA
- the ctu2 gene encoding cytoplasmic tRNA 2-thiolation protein 2, producing the protein MCQVEEDYHDHLERADVPSVSKKCVKCKEATAAVVIRAGDTYCRGCFREYFIHKFRAMLGKNRVIFPGEKVLLAVSGGPSSCSMLSQVQEGLSQNAHKKLRFLPGIVYIDEGGAVGQSPENRQKSVAELQAVLKATGFPVHIVPLEQVLELPSSVLMTALSSSERAAGAYKAAVGHFLHSNSSSSLAPQDQEETTLPDVQESHTQLLQQLIGSAKTLTAREDLLNTLRQHLLVHTARTEGYSKLMLGDSCTRLAVKLLTSISLGRGAHLAQDTGFSDSRYGDIILVRPMRDYSAKEIAYYNHMFKVPSVFIPSLDSKTTDKASIQRLTESFVTKLQADFPSTVSTIYRTSEKLQTVCKSSSTAEHCDRCLLCMCVLDTAVEDASAFKATLLSEQLSQNKPTGATHTETSGQNPAPVEPEPTASTGQCCSPGREEDCGKAASGGGCCSSAKLPETTDLTSLLCYSCRLTFKDMSSVDCLPQYILSEAQRRQRRSQMREEISEFLLDDGDESD; encoded by the exons ATGTGCCAAGTGGAGGAAGACTACCATGATCACCTGGAGCGCGCGGACGTGCCCAG TGTTTCCAAGAAATGTGTCAAATGCAAAGAGGCAACTGCAGCTGTGGTCATCAGAGCCGGAGACACATATTGCAG GGGCTGTTTCAGGGAATATTTCATTCATAAGTTCAGAGCCATGCTGGGCAAAAACAGGGTCATTTTCCCTGGAGAGAAG GTGCTGCTGGCTGTATCTGGAGGTCCCTCTTCGTGCTCAATGCTCAGTCAAGTCCAAGAG GGTTTGAGTCAGAATGCTCACAAGAAGTTGAGATTCTTACCTGGCATTGTCTACATTGATG aGGGTGGCGCTGTAGGTCAGTCTCCTGAGAACAGGCAAAAGTCGGTGGCTGAGCTGCAGGCTGTGCTCAAAGCAACCGGCTTCCCCGTCCACATCGTGCCTCTGGAACAG GTTCTGGAACTTCCCAGCTCAGTTTTGATGACGGCCCTGTCATCTTCAGAGCGAGCAGCTGGTGCCTACAAAGCAGCTGTGGGTCATTTcctccacagcaacagcagcagctctttggcACCACAGGACCAGGAGGAAACAACGCTACCTGATGTTCAGGAGTCCCACACTCAGCTactgcagcagctgattggCTCTGCTAAGACGCTGACGGCCAGAGAAGACCTGCTAAACACGTTAAG GCAGCATCTGCTGGTGCACACAGCTCGTACTGAAGGCTACAGTAAACTGATGTTGGGAGACAGCTGCACCAGACTGGCTGTTAAACTGCTCACCAGTATATCACTGGGCCGAGGAGCACACCTCGCTCAGGACACG GGTTTCTCAGACTCCAGATACGGTGACATAATATTAGTGAGGCCGATGAGGGACTACTCGGCTAAAGAAATAGCTTACTACAACCATATGTTCAAAGTGCCCTCTGTTTTCATACCAAGCCTGGACAGCAAG ACAACTGACAAGGCCAGTATCCAGCGTCTGACAGAGAGTTTTGTCACTAAACTGCAGGCAGACTTCCCTTCAACTGTCAGCACCATCTACAG gaCCAGTGAGAAGCTACAGACCGTATGCAAGAGCTCCTCCACAGCTGAACACTGTGACAGGTGTCtgctctgcatgtgtgtcctgGACACTGCTGTTG aGGATGCTTCAGCCTTCAAGGCCACACTGTTGTCAGAGCAACTCTCCCAGAATAAGCCTACAGGAGCAACCCACACTGAGACCTCCGGACAAAACCCAG CTCCAGTAGAGCCAGAACCAACTGCTTCCACTGGACAGTGTTGTTCCCCTGGAAGAGAGGAGGATTGTGGGAAAGCAGCAAGTGGTGGAGGCTGCTGTTCTTCTGCCAA GCTACCAGAGACAACCGATCTGACGAGCCTGTTGTGTTACAGCTGCCGGCTGACCTTCAAAGACATG TCGTCAGTGGACTGTCTCCCACAGTATATCCTGTCAGAGGCTCAGAGGAGGCAAAGGAG GTCTCAGATGAGAGAGGAGATCAGTGAGTTCCTGCTGGATGATGGTGATGAAAGCGAttag
- the cdk1 gene encoding cyclin-dependent kinase 1 isoform X3 — protein MKKTEIMDDYVKIEKIGEGTYGVVYKGRHKATGQVVAMKKIRLESEEEGVPSTAVREVSLLQELKHPNVVRLLDVLMQESRLYLIFEFLSMDLKKYLDSIPSGQYMDPMLVKSYLYQILEGIYFCHCRRVLHRDLKPQNLLIDNKGVIKLADFGLARAFGVPVRVYTHEVVTLWYRAPEVLLGSPRYSTPVDVWSTGTIFAELATKKPLFHGDSEIDQLFRIFRTLGTPNNDVWPDVESLPDYKNTFPKWKSGNLSSMVKNLDKNGLDLLAHARTYGMSL, from the exons ATGAAGAAAACG gaaaTAATGGATGACTAcgtgaaaatagagaaaattgGAGAAG GCACCTATGGGGTGGTCTATAAGGGCAGACACAAGGCCACGGGGCAGGTCGTGGCTATGAAGAAGATCCGCCtggagagtgaggaggagggggtccCCAGCACCGCTGTCAGAGAGGTCTCTCTGCTGCAAGAGCTGAAGCATCCCAACGTTGTCCG ACTCCTGGATGTCCTGATGCAGGAGTCTCGTCTCTACCTCATCTTTGAGTTCCTGTCCATGGACCTGAAGAAGTACCTGGACTCCATCCCCTCTGGCCAGTACATGGACCCTATGCTGGTGAAG AGCTACCTTTACCAGATCTTGGAGGGCATTTACTTCTGTCACTGTCGTCGAGTCCTTCACCGGGATCTGAAACCCCAGAACCTCCTGATCGACAATAAGGGAGTCATCAAATTGGCAGACTTTGGGCTGGCTCGAGCCTTTGGTGTTCCTGTCAGGGTCTACACCCATGAG gttgtaACTCTTTGGTACCGGGCTCCAGAGGTCCTCCTGGGTTCGCCCCGATATTCAACCCCTGTTGACGTTTGGAGCACGGGGACCATCTTTGCTGAACTCGCCACCAAGAAGCCTCTGTTCCACGGAGACTCTGAAATAGACCAGCTCTTCAGGATCTTCAG gACACTGGGAACCCCAAACAATGATGTATGGCCTGATGTAGAGAGTCTGCCTGACTACAAAAACACCTTCCCTAAATGGAAGTCTGGCAACCTATCATCAATGGTGAAAAACCTGGATAAGAATGGCCTGGATCTACTGGCG CACGCACGCACGTACGGTATGTCACTCTAA
- the cdk1 gene encoding cyclin-dependent kinase 1 isoform X1 yields the protein MKKTEIMDDYVKIEKIGEGTYGVVYKGRHKATGQVVAMKKIRLESEEEGVPSTAVREVSLLQELKHPNVVRLLDVLMQESRLYLIFEFLSMDLKKYLDSIPSGQYMDPMLVKSYLYQILEGIYFCHCRRVLHRDLKPQNLLIDNKGVIKLADFGLARAFGVPVRVYTHEVVTLWYRAPEVLLGSPRYSTPVDVWSTGTIFAELATKKPLFHGDSEIDQLFRIFRTLGTPNNDVWPDVESLPDYKNTFPKWKSGNLSSMVKNLDKNGLDLLAKMLTYNPPKRISAREAMTHPYFDDLDKSTLPAASINKI from the exons ATGAAGAAAACG gaaaTAATGGATGACTAcgtgaaaatagagaaaattgGAGAAG GCACCTATGGGGTGGTCTATAAGGGCAGACACAAGGCCACGGGGCAGGTCGTGGCTATGAAGAAGATCCGCCtggagagtgaggaggagggggtccCCAGCACCGCTGTCAGAGAGGTCTCTCTGCTGCAAGAGCTGAAGCATCCCAACGTTGTCCG ACTCCTGGATGTCCTGATGCAGGAGTCTCGTCTCTACCTCATCTTTGAGTTCCTGTCCATGGACCTGAAGAAGTACCTGGACTCCATCCCCTCTGGCCAGTACATGGACCCTATGCTGGTGAAG AGCTACCTTTACCAGATCTTGGAGGGCATTTACTTCTGTCACTGTCGTCGAGTCCTTCACCGGGATCTGAAACCCCAGAACCTCCTGATCGACAATAAGGGAGTCATCAAATTGGCAGACTTTGGGCTGGCTCGAGCCTTTGGTGTTCCTGTCAGGGTCTACACCCATGAG gttgtaACTCTTTGGTACCGGGCTCCAGAGGTCCTCCTGGGTTCGCCCCGATATTCAACCCCTGTTGACGTTTGGAGCACGGGGACCATCTTTGCTGAACTCGCCACCAAGAAGCCTCTGTTCCACGGAGACTCTGAAATAGACCAGCTCTTCAGGATCTTCAG gACACTGGGAACCCCAAACAATGATGTATGGCCTGATGTAGAGAGTCTGCCTGACTACAAAAACACCTTCCCTAAATGGAAGTCTGGCAACCTATCATCAATGGTGAAAAACCTGGATAAGAATGGCCTGGATCTACTGGCG AAAATGTTGACCTACAATCCACCAAAGAGGATCTCGGCGCGCGAGGCCATGACTCATCCTTACTTTGATGACTTGGACAAATCCACTCTGCCCGCTGCCAGCATCAACAAAATCTAA